In Candidatus Dadabacteria bacterium, the DNA window ATTGGGTTTGTGACATCCGTGACCAATGTGTTTCCACAGGTGTGCCGTTCTTCTTCAAGCAATGGGGAGGGCGAACACCCAAGGCTGGTGGTCGCATGCTTGAAGGGGTGGAACA includes these proteins:
- a CDS encoding DUF5131 family protein codes for the protein WVCDIRDQCVSTGVPFFFKQWGGRTPKAGGRMLEGVEHNAMPNYY